The genomic region cgccttcaaaagaggggcctactgcagtaactaagataatctcttaaacaagtgcaaaagtgcgaaaataatcaaaggttatactaatacacgagtcagatccaagtgtttcatcttgtctatctgtttttatttttattttatttttcagcatttagttagttttattttcttagtttaaaatctttttctaacattttgatttgattagacgttgaggataaactggtactaaaagctcttgtgtccttggacgacctccgTATCTTAcgaacactatactacgtccacgatgggtgcacttgcccatatgtgtgtttagtgttagtaaatatcgtgttttataaatttaaaacttggctaaaaagtgtaaaaagagtttaaaatatatatcttaaatatattacactacagcATCATAAGCATTGATGTTTTGTGAAAGTTTATGAAAGTATTTTGATATGTGTCTTATTTTACAAAAGCTTACCTTTTAACACGTATTCCAAGATAAGCTGTGGTAGCAAGTAAACATGATACTTCCAAGTTATCTAACAAACATGAAGTGTAGGGCATCCTAAATTGAGGTTCtcattttttataaatattaaatttATATTCAAAAGTAAGGTAATATTTCTAAAGTTTTTCGCTATATGTAATGATTAAATATAACAAAAGGCAAGCATCCAGGTATCAGAAGTAATACAAatgtttttagttatttttatgaCTTATTATAGCAAAAATGAATAAAATACAAAGGAAGTTactaatataaaaaataaaatacagtTACTAAAATCAAAAGATAAAACTACACAGGAACAAATGAATTGAAAGGTTTACATAACTCGTATCTACTTCATGCTTAAAATCGTAGCATGGGAAcaaacaagtactccacatagtATAGCTGCAAAAGAGACAAGTGTCTTGATGACAATAACATATATATCACATAAAATTTACAAATTCTATTATATCTAGAGTTAATTGCACGGTTAGTCTTTATGGAAAACGAAGATGAATCTAGTGGTTCGAAGCGACATTGGTGTTTCTTGAGATAATTACAACAAAAATATTCCAATATAGCTCACGAGATCGGCGACCCATCTTCACCTTTGTTTTGTAGTTCTGCTTAAACGAGCAAAATTGCTTAAAATCATGAAGTTACACAGCTCCATCTTCAACCCTTAATTTAGACCACAACCACCAAAATTGCCAAAAACATGGGATTTCATTTAAGAAAGGGGTGGTTTGggaatgcaattgctcaaattgGCTTTCATTTACAATACGTTCATGTCAACTTAAGCCTGGGAAGAAGAATCTAGACTAATCGATAAGTTCAATAGCCTATGACTAATCGATAATTTCTTGATTTATTTTTACAAATAGTGTCAAGAAATTTCTTCTGatgttgaagatgaagaaacAATGAATTGTAATAGGGTTGATTAGCATTACTTGAAAAGATTCCAAAGTTTTTATTATTGAGAAATAGCGGGGACTAACTGTGTAATTAACTCGTAgctttattaaattatatatcaAATTACATATTGATAATGAGTTGTTAAGAGTGATTATTACCTTCCAAATAAACAAGTAGAATGATTCAATAGCCTCATTGCTTTTGAGATCAACCAAGTTTGCATTTCTCCAAAGTATAAAACCAAGAATGCTATGACCAATTACCTATTTACCACAAGTAGAAGATGTAAGGTTCTAACTACTAATCAGTAGCTCTTAACTCATGAATGCATGATACAACTTAAGGCATAGAGTACTCAAAATTTCATAACTATATATTACTAGAAATATGTTACCATTATTGATCGGATCCAAATACGTGCTGATGATAACCCGATTATTATAGCCATACCGAATGCCATTTCCAGAAGCCATATACTAATCCAAAACACCTGCAAAATTAAATATGTAACTTGAACACATGCaaaatttgtttcaaagtgataccAAGCTTATGACAAATGTATTGTTTGGAGCTTACCTTCTTTTGCCCGAATTGCAAAGCAAAGGAGTTAATCCCATTAATCTTATCTCCCTCAACATCAGGAACGTCCTAAATTTCACATTTTATATAAATGACGTGTGTGTGTCTATCTCTCTATATATGTGTGTCTAGAAATAGAATACCTAATTAACTTTTATTTAACTGTGAAAAATGTCATATACCTTAAATAGAGCGATAACAATTCCATAGATGCTCATAAATCCAGAAACAAAAATGGCATGCTTGGAAAGCAATAGAGATCTTCCCTCTATGCACGTCTGTAACCCTTCATCATTGTTAACTTTTGAATGTTTGCTAATCTTAATTAACATTTTAAtgagaaaattaccaaaatagtcTAGTTGAACATAAAGTTTTCAAAAGTAGTCGTTAATAAACTTTTAGCCATCCAAAAGCAGGGCTAATTAAGCCTACAAAGGTGGGGGCTTAGCCTGCACTTTCGTCAAAAGCACGAGCTAAGCCTTAGCCAAAGCAAAAAGTAAAGGCTATGTCTTAGTCACCAAAACAGTCGAAGCTTATTTGGTAGAAGGTGATTAGCTAGAATcattaatgtgttttgacaaaggcTGAAAATTCAATAACCATTTTGGTAAACTTAAATAGTTTGGTAATTTTCCCTCTATAATGGCACATATAATGGTCAAAccaattataaaaataatatattgaaCCTGAGCATGAAGGTGGAACAAGATAGGAATGATCGCTCCTTGAACTGACCAAAGGCACGTTGCGGCAAGTACAGGAACCCTCTTCCATCGTAGTAATGGTATCTAGTATTATTAATGACCAGAGTAGAGATTTACACATAAGTAATTTAGTACACTATTTAACAAATGAGTACCACCAGCGGTTCATTACCGATGGATGGAGTGCCGTCACTAATCTATTAGTAATAAAGTCGTGCCACCGGAGAACACTTGTTGATAATTCATTGATAAAGTTTACCATTGCCATTCCGTCGTCCATCAGAAATAAAATTAACACTCTTATACATCCAACAGAGTATCACCGATGCAGTGGCAGATCTAGCTAAAAAAATTAGAGGTATCCCAAATTTTTTTTATGGGATCAAGGTTATCATTCGTATAAAAAGTAAAAATTTTACACTACGCAGACGGAGTTGAAAGGTATTTTTACACTACACACACGGAGTTGAATTCTTGTTGGTAACCCACTTCACCGACAATTTTTCAACTAAAACGACCGTAGGTGGTACTCATTTGTTTAGATTGAAACGCATGGATTGTTGCACTCACATGAGCTGAATACGCCGTACCAAAAGCATACCATAAGAAGAGACCCAACTTTAAAGGCCACGATTTAACACTCCATCCAAGACCAAAACCCTaataaacatgaaaaaaaaaatttaggtaTATTTTGTTTGTGATTGTTGATCATAACAATACTTTTTTTATGGTTTACAATTGTACCAAGAAAGCATACAACGAGGTGAGTAGAATGCCGGTTCTAACAGGAAGTTCTCCGGATGCCAAAGGCAAATATGGCTTGTTAACCTTGTCGATCTCGACATCTGAGAGTTGGTTTATACCCACAACATACAAATTGGCCAAACAGCCACCAACAATCGCCTGAAAGATTTGTGTTGTATCAATATGAGTTGACAACATGAATATTGGACAAAGTTATAGAGATAAATACAACAaagggaaaaaaaaaaaaacagacctGCATAACTCCAAGGAAAAACGATGGAGTAAAATCTGAAAGATTCTGTACGGCAAGCAAAGAAATTGAAATGATGGACAATACCTGCTCGACAAAAATGTTTAATTATATATTGTAACTTTCaaataaattatttataattagatttttcaaaaacaaaaagatgTAGCCGTTTTAAATGGAGACTTTAGTCTTAACGGGCAGTGGCGGATTTAGAAACGGATCGtagccgtaacgttttataaataagccgtaacgaaatcgaaaaaacgtcaaatatTTCCGAAATTTACATtaatttttccaaatttttcTGTGGCAAGCCGTAGCGGGCGTTGCCCCCTTGTATAAGCTACATCCGCCACTGTTAACGGGGTTGTTTCaaataaattatttataaaaagatGTACCGTTCCTTTGAGCGTGTAAGTTCTTGAATACTTGCAAATAACATCCAATGTAGCTCCAAGTGATTTTCCATTCATTTGAGGACGAAAAACTTCAGGATTATTGCACGCTTCATCCGAAAATTCGGACACTGCATTCACTACAAATTTTGTTTTCTGTCTTTCATGTCGCTGAATATCGGTAACATGTTTGTAGTAACAATTCAATTTACGAGGATTCAATTTCGTGTTAACGGTTTTCCACGCGTCAACCCTTGAAGCTTTTACGTCTCCTTgacctgcaaaaaaaaaaattagaaaaacgaGTCAACTTGGCTCGGCTTGTTTAATATTATCGAGTTAAAAAGTCAAGCTCGCGCTCGGCTCGTAAAATGTTCGAGCCAGCTTATTAAAGATGGCATGATTATTAATGATGTTGAATTTCAAAAGAATATTGAGAAGCCCTTACCGCAAGAAACTTCAGTTGGTACCAATGACTTTGAAAAAGATGAAGCCTTTAGAACTGATCCAATCTGCAtagatttcattttttttttttaatttttcaaagtAAAACAAAGCTACGAGATGTGTTAAAATGTTGCTTTGAGTTGTAGTGAAAAGTTGTATTATATAAAGAAGAAAATAAGTGACGTTATCTGTTGAAAGTTATTTGATTTGAAAGATACGTACAATATTAAAAACAACTACTTTGTAATTAGCTGGTTTTCATCGACTTATCCCCATCCGAATTTGTTGGTTTTCCATTGGATTTAAGCCTCCAAGTTAACATTGCATTTTTCTAACACTTTATGTCGTTCGATGGCTTGTAGTACTTATCCTGCCGTAACACGTCTAATAGCACTGCTATAGAATTATGATGCCTCCCTCTAATAATAAACCAGTTTAGATGAAAACGAGTTTGATTAATAAATTTTGCATCAAATAAACTAATAGAACCGGGTTTATACTAAGAACACTGGATTAATATATAATACATTTAAAAAATATTagttatctataatataatacattaattttgttttgttttttttactaaaaGTTGGGTTAATATTAAAATGATGTGTGTTAAACtattcaaaatttataaatacCATCTACTGTTCTGATCTGGTTTCTTCATATATATTGTTTTGATAACCCTTAAGTTTTATCAAAATTAGTGGTATATCATTCCTAATATACTTGTATTACCATATTCCTTTTGTTAATGCTTATTCTTTTTATATGGATTAATGTTTCCAGTGTTCTTGCGGTTTGTGTTAAGTTCTTCATAATTACCAACTGGTTGTAataggttttatttttttgaGGTTAGATACATAGgtaaaaaatcaaatacaaatagcCTTATCGTACGTGCgtgaaaaggtaaaaaaaaaaaaaaactcggtagcattttcgtaattatttactcgtagattaattatcaaaattaccctacaaatgatcttgtatggtaattttgtGAAATGACCTTTTAGGTTGATTTTGTAGAGTATTATAGTTACTTTACAAATGATCTTGTTGGGTAATTATGATCTTGTAGTGTAATTTTGTACAGCATCATAATTAGTCTAaaaatgatcttgtatggtaattttgatcttctagtgtaattttgtagagtatcataattactctataaatgatcttgtatggtaattttgatccTATAGGGTAATTACGAGTAatataattacgaaaatgtcccCGTTTTTTGTCTTTTCATACATTTCGTATTTTTATACGATAAGATTATTTGTACAGAATCTTTACCCTACATATATAACGTGTATTTTTTAAGAGGTTTCTTCATGCATTTTTGTCCTTTACACTAGCTACTCAACTTTTCTACTAAGGGGGGacggggtggttcactagtgatagattctAGTGATGGGAGCAcccaatcaaatcatgccatgtcagCACCCAATATTCTAGTgatagtgatagaaatgtagtgggggtggtatcactagtgatgggattccaatgtacaagtattaatgcacaatgtacaagtccaTACCCTATCATCCTCAAAGTTCAACGCGTTACCACCATCACTCGTTATACTTCCACGAGTGATAGAAAGGGGTGGCGGCGGTGTTGAGTGATGAAATAACGAGTGATGGCACCTCCATCACAGACCACCCGGGTGGCCTAAATGACCAATATGTCCCTTTCTTCTTATCttaaaaaaatagtaaagtgTAATTTGTGTTTTTTGTGATTTCCTAATTCTAAAAAAATTGCTCGTTGAGTCCATCACCTCCCTATATTGTATTAATCTGCGTCTCTAGCTCAAACGGCGGCGGAAGTATATTCTATCATTGACCTAACGGCCAACTTTGGGATGGGGCAAAATTGTCTTTCGATTGCTTAGGCTACACGATATGGAGGACGTCTCCACACCGTCCCGGTCCAGCGCCGCACCAAACACCGTGCCACCCCCGGTACGTCGCGTCCTCCACGTCCGATTATCGCCGTTGGCGACGTTCCAAAGTTGTGGGCCCATCCGAATTTGAACGTtgaaaacaaacaaaattaattaatttttcaACGGCTATTTTATTAATCC from Helianthus annuus cultivar XRQ/B chromosome 10, HanXRQr2.0-SUNRISE, whole genome shotgun sequence harbors:
- the LOC110883031 gene encoding homogentisate phytyltransferase 1, chloroplastic translates to MNGKSLGATLDVICKYSRTYTLKGTVLSIISISLLAVQNLSDFTPSFFLGVMQAIVGGCLANLYVVGINQLSDVEIDKVNKPYLPLASGELPVRTGILLTSLYAFLGFGLGWSVKSWPLKLGLFLWYAFGTAYSAHIPLLRWKRVPVLAATCLWSVQGAIIPILFHLHAQISKHSKVNNDEGLQTCIEGRSLLLSKHAIFVSGFMSIYGIVIALFKDVPDVEGDKINGINSFALQFGQKKVFWISIWLLEMAFGMAIIIGLSSARIWIRSIMVIGHSILGFILWRNANLVDLKSNEAIESFYLFIWKAIIGGCLANLYVAGINQLSDIEIDKVNKPYLPLASGELPVRTAILLTSAYAFLDIPDVEGDKSHGVNSFALQFGQKQMFWICVWLFEMAYGMAIVIGLSSPRLWIRSLMVISHGILGFILWRNANLVDLENNEAIECFYHFLWKVAGLAEE